One window of the Xiphophorus couchianus chromosome 12, X_couchianus-1.0, whole genome shotgun sequence genome contains the following:
- the vamp8 gene encoding vesicle-associated membrane protein 8 — MDYDPERGGIEDAPEPKDKVQNLKDQVDGVKNIMTQNVDRILARGERLDDLMGKSEDLQAGAQNFKQTSHKVARSYWWKNVKLIVVIVVVVLIIVLIIILLATGVIPVSAPVGPVVTPTKKP, encoded by the exons ATGGACTATGATCCG GAGCGAGGAGGAATCGAGGACGCACCAGAGCCCAAGGACAAGGTCCAGAACCTGAAGGACCAGGTGGATGGAGTGAAGAACATCATGACGCAGAATGTTGACCGGATCCTGGCGCGAGGAGAGAGACTGGACGACCTCATGGGCAAGTCGGAGGATCTACAAGCAGGG GCTCAGAACTTCAAGCAGACTTCTCACAAAGTGGCCCGGTCCTACTGGTGGAAGAACGTCAAGCTGATCGTCGTCATCGTGGTGGTCGTGCTCATCATCgtcctcatcatcatcctgcTGGCCACCGGAGTCATTCCCGTCAGCGCGCCTGTGGGTCCTGTAGTCACTCCCACCAAGAAACCGTGA